From Pseudobdellovibrio exovorus JSS, a single genomic window includes:
- a CDS encoding anthrax toxin lethal factor-related metalloendopeptidase, whose translation MVFKLISVLLFATTVKAQSVYVDTTQHPLDQHVATAQFLLSKNNDLTATSTTPPFVLNTNLASALSSQLRRLESVAPQRCQDESSYDYVLSLTVQGAFDSCYQYVAACLRTHPQQLPLTTIMQGARCARSSQTMSVVQQVFEAGLRSPLFRGDNASALVLEYGLFAQYSIYQSHTARILSAHPFWNADERSLAQSLIDFLGKTADSEAEKMRVFNFIDQQIAKSQGFYSRLLRTHRVQLNLNEYRFQNAFQLLQQDAAFLHNPLDWWPAGFQTLYRLAENADFSLARNLYAAFIPYANPRSYFPLEQNLYTYTQIENNICNDTMMSNSERQSVQKDLDNWKQSKFSLTEMIRRLEERDVQNSEKSDLLSAYAGLLVIANRPSEAREYYWRAHQLCPYNNRSHWGLLLLERKQRYASYPEFSSNIKKMEETLSEISFPNEIQSYIVNWNAFPEASQRRIKYGARIWAPFMKELNSQNYKVYIKMPFELLSMAPSFSSIRDRRIGPPDMPTYKLDNRLWDDVRGAGGRYVVADHDETFETVQGDYNLLGHEIAHQFHAYLDSRYKSLSSCIEKLYGAAKARNSFPDPYAATNSREYFAQGMTYFLVPADAPARYGINVSWYPQNDPDLYRFMLSVQEAKGDFKKIRCPL comes from the coding sequence ATGGTGTTTAAACTTATTTCTGTCTTGTTATTTGCAACCACAGTGAAGGCTCAAAGTGTCTATGTAGATACGACTCAGCATCCATTGGATCAGCATGTGGCGACAGCTCAGTTTTTACTTTCTAAGAACAATGATCTCACAGCAACCTCGACAACACCTCCTTTTGTTCTGAATACAAACTTAGCCTCGGCTCTGTCGTCGCAGTTACGGCGTTTAGAGTCCGTCGCACCCCAAAGATGCCAAGATGAATCGAGCTACGACTATGTGCTTTCGCTTACTGTGCAAGGGGCCTTTGATAGTTGTTATCAATATGTGGCCGCCTGTTTAAGAACTCACCCACAACAACTGCCACTAACGACGATTATGCAAGGGGCGCGCTGTGCTCGCTCGTCGCAAACCATGTCTGTGGTACAACAGGTATTTGAAGCGGGATTAAGATCTCCGCTATTCCGTGGTGATAATGCCAGTGCACTTGTTTTAGAATATGGTCTTTTTGCACAGTATTCGATTTACCAGTCCCATACGGCGCGGATTCTATCGGCGCATCCCTTTTGGAATGCAGACGAGCGCAGTTTAGCACAGTCGTTGATCGATTTTTTAGGGAAGACTGCGGATTCAGAAGCTGAAAAGATGCGGGTTTTTAACTTCATCGACCAGCAAATCGCAAAATCACAGGGGTTTTATAGCCGCCTGTTACGAACACATCGTGTGCAGCTCAACCTTAATGAGTATCGTTTTCAAAATGCATTTCAACTTTTACAACAAGACGCTGCTTTTTTGCATAATCCTCTGGATTGGTGGCCTGCTGGTTTCCAAACTTTATATCGCTTAGCTGAAAATGCTGACTTTTCCTTAGCCCGCAATCTTTACGCAGCCTTTATTCCCTACGCGAATCCAAGATCTTACTTTCCATTAGAGCAGAACCTTTATACTTACACACAAATTGAAAATAACATCTGTAATGACACCATGATGTCTAATAGTGAAAGACAGTCTGTACAAAAAGATTTAGACAATTGGAAGCAGTCCAAGTTTTCATTAACAGAAATGATTCGACGACTGGAAGAGCGCGATGTTCAAAACAGTGAAAAATCAGATCTTCTGAGTGCCTATGCTGGCTTACTCGTTATTGCCAATAGGCCAAGTGAAGCCCGTGAATACTATTGGCGCGCCCATCAACTTTGCCCTTATAACAATCGCTCGCACTGGGGTTTGTTACTGTTAGAGCGGAAACAGCGCTATGCCTCTTATCCAGAATTTTCTTCAAACATCAAAAAAATGGAAGAGACTCTATCTGAAATTTCTTTTCCTAACGAAATCCAAAGCTATATTGTGAATTGGAATGCCTTTCCAGAGGCGTCACAGCGACGAATTAAATATGGCGCTCGCATTTGGGCTCCGTTTATGAAAGAGTTGAACTCGCAGAACTACAAAGTATATATCAAAATGCCTTTTGAGCTGCTGAGTATGGCACCTAGTTTTTCTTCTATTCGCGACCGCCGTATTGGGCCTCCGGACATGCCCACTTACAAACTGGATAATCGACTGTGGGATGATGTACGTGGAGCCGGTGGCCGTTATGTGGTGGCCGATCACGACGAGACCTTTGAAACAGTTCAAGGAGATTACAATTTATTGGGTCACGAAATCGCCCATCAGTTTCACGCCTATTTAGATAGCCGTTACAAATCTTTATCCAGTTGTATTGAAAAACTCTATGGTGCAGCCAAAGCTCGCAACAGCTTTCCTGATCCCTATGCCGCAACAAATAGCCGTGAGTACTTCGCTCAAGGCATGACTTACTTTTTAGTTCCTGCGGATGCTCCGGCCCGCTATGGCATCAATGTGAGCTGGTACCCACAAAATGATCCTGATCTTTACCGCTTCATGCTTTCCGTTCAAGAGGCAAAAGGTGACTTTAAAAAGATTCGCTGTCCACTTTAG
- a CDS encoding S41 family peptidase, whose product MMKKITSILLSLPLLYSCSPSNSSLPDGYLATNVKMFNPEDPASEAATLTASPEELQTFLENQKLPRARVVEAFRSMRSSLKNSYVGYDIKKSLINKSGDEIFNQCIANVNRAPSRISSIEYYDLVLKCMALFQDSHISIGRAIEMNSVTTAIHSSQLIDGKLYILRTRPELIKKIEEVKKLSEGDLGNKIKAGYEIVSIDGQSPLEALNALKPFISASSHDAFIRRAVVSLFTRNFSYPTKKELFLTVKDSTGSVHELTLPWVQVLSSASSGSLESRHYFNNTDILSTLKLADDTGKLIKAKGVDLSANLFSKLSNKQVYLNSEDDEVLTTGIASLDHKNYCYIQLRSFSLSKVGDVPHRITQKNGTAVVHANLMDVLRSHLQSCEAFAAPLIFDLRSNGGGLSSLSINVYRMFEAADAKPTVFFAGAYLANAGGTGLATNLITDVDSKDAYLESIVQMQLLNKATAEKSKITDWLIKRPKSDNAYKGIFSQPVYALSSASCVSACEGLINRFKKSGRAKIIGSATNGTGFGFIRWDLVGSRFRDPLNLVEIDLPNYAFQSFTVDDDSNFRRDDFDIISTKAFEAKDVMENNPVPADIVLNYTTKDISEDTPFSDYLQRLTEIIQADQK is encoded by the coding sequence ATGATGAAAAAAATCACGTCTATTCTATTGTCGTTGCCACTTTTATACTCTTGCAGCCCATCTAACTCGTCTTTACCAGACGGCTATTTGGCGACGAATGTGAAGATGTTCAATCCTGAAGATCCTGCCAGTGAAGCCGCAACCCTAACCGCATCACCAGAAGAGCTTCAAACCTTTTTAGAAAATCAAAAATTACCTCGTGCTCGGGTCGTTGAAGCTTTTAGATCTATGCGTAGTAGTTTGAAGAATTCATACGTCGGCTACGATATTAAAAAGTCTCTTATTAATAAATCTGGGGATGAAATCTTTAATCAATGTATTGCTAATGTGAATAGAGCTCCATCTAGAATCAGCTCGATTGAGTACTACGATTTAGTTCTTAAATGTATGGCGCTATTTCAAGATTCCCATATCAGCATTGGGCGAGCTATTGAAATGAATTCTGTTACCACAGCTATTCATTCTTCACAGTTGATCGACGGCAAGCTTTACATCTTGCGCACGCGACCAGAACTGATCAAAAAAATTGAAGAAGTAAAAAAATTATCAGAAGGTGATCTTGGCAATAAAATTAAGGCCGGATATGAAATTGTCAGCATTGATGGCCAATCCCCACTAGAAGCTTTAAATGCACTGAAACCTTTTATTTCCGCTTCATCACATGATGCTTTTATCAGAAGAGCTGTTGTTTCTTTATTTACTCGTAATTTTTCTTATCCAACGAAAAAAGAGCTTTTTTTAACAGTTAAAGATTCTACTGGGAGTGTACACGAATTGACTTTGCCATGGGTACAAGTTCTAAGCTCTGCCTCGAGTGGCTCTTTGGAGTCCCGTCATTATTTTAACAACACTGATATTCTGAGCACTTTAAAACTGGCTGATGACACAGGTAAACTCATCAAAGCCAAAGGTGTGGATCTTAGTGCAAATCTTTTTTCTAAATTGTCTAACAAGCAAGTCTATTTAAACAGTGAAGATGATGAAGTGCTGACAACTGGGATTGCTAGTTTAGATCATAAGAACTATTGCTACATCCAGCTTCGCTCATTCAGTCTATCAAAAGTAGGTGATGTTCCCCACCGCATTACTCAGAAAAATGGAACCGCTGTCGTCCATGCTAACTTAATGGATGTACTCCGAAGCCATTTACAATCTTGCGAAGCTTTTGCTGCACCTTTGATATTTGATCTGCGCTCTAATGGCGGAGGTCTTTCCAGTTTATCCATCAATGTCTATCGTATGTTTGAAGCTGCTGATGCCAAACCCACAGTCTTTTTTGCTGGGGCCTATCTGGCAAACGCAGGTGGAACCGGACTCGCGACAAACTTAATTACAGATGTGGATTCAAAGGATGCTTATCTAGAAAGTATTGTCCAAATGCAGCTACTTAATAAAGCCACCGCAGAAAAATCTAAAATCACCGATTGGCTTATCAAGCGCCCTAAATCTGATAATGCGTATAAAGGGATCTTCTCGCAACCGGTGTATGCACTGAGTAGTGCTTCGTGTGTAAGTGCATGTGAAGGCCTTATCAATCGCTTTAAAAAATCTGGCCGAGCTAAAATTATCGGCTCTGCTACTAATGGAACTGGATTTGGCTTTATCCGATGGGATCTTGTTGGCTCTAGATTCCGTGATCCATTAAATCTCGTGGAAATTGATTTGCCAAACTATGCTTTCCAATCTTTCACTGTGGACGATGACTCGAATTTTAGACGTGATGACTTCGATATTATTTCTACCAAAGCTTTTGAGGCAAAAGACGTGATGGAAAACAACCCTGTGCCTGCGGATATAGTTTTAAATTACACAACAAAGGATATTTCAGAAGACACGCCGTTTTCAGATTATCTCCAACGCCTGACTGAAATTATTCAAGCAGATCAAAAATAG
- a CDS encoding glycerol-3-phosphate dehydrogenase/oxidase codes for MKEFSYKTRQENLQRLKSEKFDILIIGGGITGAGVARDAALRGLKVALVEASDFASGTSSRSSKLIHGGIRYLENFDFHLVFEALSERAKLFKIAPHLVHPLRFMIPIFENSRVGLFKMGLGMWLYDILALFRTPQMHEKLKRQETLSRMPIVRGSDLIGSCVYSDAYMDDDRLVHETLRSAHEAGAVIANYTRVTASEIFEQKVRSLQVSDVLNAESFGIDCDHVVCTVGPWTDLVGPQIVDNWKSILRPTKGIHLTLPKTRLNLSSAVVMGAQESTRIVFAIPRHEMIIIGTTDTDFRGNPADVKADADDVRYLLKITNEYFPEAKITEADIISSYVGVRPLVQDGSGSEGKTSREHTILDDERGFTFVAGGKYTTYRLMAEQIVDRVIRFFPRDRRQSWTSCRTVSALNRYTTESAFSEAKIKAQTQNEKFLAERYGQEAFSIIQKFGAEKSYWQLEAYQAIHNTMCLNLVDFYTRRVPLMLSHADHGLAFLDEVSQIFQSELNLSESQLKEQQQALHRYIESELAWRQKFIESK; via the coding sequence ATGAAAGAGTTCTCCTACAAAACACGACAAGAAAATCTTCAACGCCTAAAAAGTGAAAAATTTGATATCTTAATCATAGGCGGGGGTATTACTGGGGCCGGTGTCGCACGTGATGCCGCTTTACGTGGATTAAAAGTCGCTTTAGTCGAAGCCAGTGACTTTGCCAGTGGGACGTCCTCTCGATCCAGCAAGCTAATCCACGGGGGAATCCGTTATCTTGAAAATTTTGACTTCCATTTAGTCTTTGAAGCTCTTTCCGAAAGAGCGAAGTTATTCAAAATTGCGCCGCATTTAGTACATCCACTTCGTTTTATGATTCCTATTTTTGAAAATAGTCGTGTCGGACTTTTTAAAATGGGTTTGGGGATGTGGCTGTACGATATCTTGGCTCTTTTTCGTACACCACAAATGCATGAAAAGTTGAAGCGACAAGAAACGCTATCCCGTATGCCTATCGTGCGTGGCTCTGACCTTATAGGCTCTTGTGTGTATTCGGATGCCTATATGGATGATGATCGTTTGGTGCATGAAACCTTGCGCTCGGCGCACGAAGCGGGTGCTGTGATTGCTAACTACACACGCGTAACAGCGTCCGAGATCTTTGAACAAAAAGTCAGATCGCTGCAAGTCAGCGATGTTTTGAACGCAGAAAGTTTTGGTATTGATTGTGATCACGTGGTGTGTACCGTGGGACCATGGACAGACTTAGTTGGGCCTCAAATTGTGGATAACTGGAAAAGTATTCTACGCCCCACAAAAGGGATTCATCTGACACTACCTAAGACACGTCTGAATTTATCCAGTGCTGTGGTGATGGGTGCGCAAGAAAGTACACGTATTGTTTTTGCGATTCCACGTCACGAGATGATCATTATTGGCACAACAGATACCGACTTCAGAGGTAACCCTGCAGATGTGAAAGCAGATGCTGACGATGTTCGCTATCTTTTAAAAATCACGAACGAGTATTTTCCTGAGGCTAAAATCACAGAGGCCGACATTATCAGCAGCTATGTAGGAGTCCGCCCTCTGGTACAAGATGGTTCCGGTAGCGAAGGCAAGACAAGTCGTGAACACACGATCCTCGATGATGAACGTGGGTTTACTTTTGTTGCGGGTGGAAAATACACGACGTATAGATTGATGGCTGAGCAGATTGTAGATCGAGTCATTCGGTTTTTTCCGCGTGATCGTCGTCAATCATGGACTTCATGTCGTACTGTCAGTGCACTTAATCGTTACACAACTGAATCTGCTTTCAGCGAAGCTAAAATAAAAGCCCAAACACAGAATGAAAAATTCTTAGCTGAGCGTTATGGACAGGAGGCTTTCTCTATTATCCAGAAGTTCGGAGCAGAAAAAAGTTACTGGCAACTAGAGGCCTATCAGGCGATTCACAATACGATGTGTTTAAACTTGGTGGACTTTTATACGCGCCGTGTGCCGCTGATGCTGTCCCATGCGGATCATGGTTTAGCTTTCTTAGATGAGGTTTCGCAGATATTCCAATCTGAGCTCAACCTCAGTGAGTCGCAGTTAAAAGAACAGCAGCAAGCTCTGCATCGTTATATCGAGTCAGAACTTGCATGGCGCCAGAAATTTATTGAAAGCAAATAG
- a CDS encoding HAD family hydrolase, producing the protein MNYKSFPSEYWSEIEKTLGVLKQQGTPLIAAFDADGTLWDTDLGENFFQYQIDNKLVPLPSDPWQHYLDMKKVNGDPRDAYAWLAQINHRVSLQQVQQWSQLAFNTIQPKPIFSEQKKLIDLLLKHQVQIYIVTASIKWAVEPGARALGLTFDNVIGVETAVVDGLVTQEKLYPITYREGKVEALLKHTNGQVPFFACGNSIGDLELLASASHLKLAVSAASRDDKLFKSENELMTKATENNWWRHRFI; encoded by the coding sequence ATGAACTACAAGAGTTTTCCATCGGAATATTGGTCAGAAATTGAAAAAACTCTCGGCGTATTGAAGCAGCAAGGAACTCCGCTTATTGCCGCCTTTGATGCAGATGGAACTCTGTGGGACACAGATTTAGGTGAAAATTTTTTTCAATATCAAATCGACAATAAACTAGTGCCTTTGCCATCTGATCCTTGGCAACACTATTTGGATATGAAAAAAGTAAATGGTGACCCCAGAGATGCTTACGCATGGTTGGCACAGATCAATCACAGAGTGTCGCTACAGCAAGTGCAACAGTGGTCGCAATTAGCTTTTAACACTATTCAACCAAAACCTATTTTCAGTGAACAAAAGAAGTTGATCGATTTATTGCTGAAACATCAGGTTCAAATCTATATCGTCACAGCCTCGATTAAATGGGCCGTGGAACCTGGCGCGCGCGCACTGGGATTAACTTTTGACAATGTCATCGGCGTAGAAACCGCCGTTGTCGATGGACTCGTCACTCAAGAAAAGCTTTATCCGATTACCTACCGCGAAGGAAAAGTTGAAGCGCTGTTGAAACATACCAACGGACAAGTTCCTTTCTTTGCTTGCGGAAACTCTATTGGGGATCTAGAACTACTTGCCAGTGCTAGCCATTTAAAATTGGCAGTCAGTGCAGCTTCCCGTGATGACAAACTTTTTAAATCTGAAAATGAACTTATGACTAAAGCTACTGAAAACAACTGGTGGAGGCATCGTTTTATATGA
- a CDS encoding aminopeptidase P family protein, with the protein MRKPTETPEIFKRRRQRVTEALKGAALLVAAHPEQTRNDDVHHPYRQDSNMYYLTGFEEPESYLLIRPGHFPETVMFVREKNVERETWDGFRFGPEGTKKEFQIDEVYTIDQLESKTVELLKGFEEIYYRLYKNEEADKHFQSILLKLKRTFGRTGYGLLTVKDADTFLGEFRLKKDEADLANQKIACQISADAHVAAMKFTRPGVNEREVQAVLSYEFHKRGSARPGYSYIIASGASATTLHYNFNDQVCKDGDLLLIDAGAEYNYYSGDITRTFPVNGRFTEAQRKVYQGVLDIQKEIIASIKPGIYFKDLHKMGEERLTDLMFELGLLSGKKEDAMKANEHRKYYPHGIGHWLGMDVHDAGLYFIKGEARPLEPGMCFTIEPGLYIPADDKSAPAELRGIGVRIEDNVVVTANGCDNLTTSVPKEIDEIEKLMAAR; encoded by the coding sequence ATGAGAAAACCAACAGAAACTCCAGAGATTTTTAAACGTAGACGTCAACGTGTGACCGAGGCCCTTAAAGGCGCGGCCTTATTAGTTGCAGCTCATCCCGAGCAAACACGCAATGACGATGTTCACCATCCCTATCGTCAAGACTCGAATATGTATTACTTAACTGGTTTTGAAGAACCAGAAAGTTACTTGCTTATTCGTCCGGGTCATTTTCCTGAAACAGTTATGTTTGTGCGTGAAAAAAATGTTGAGCGCGAAACATGGGATGGATTTCGCTTTGGTCCAGAAGGAACTAAAAAAGAATTTCAGATTGATGAAGTCTACACGATCGATCAATTAGAAAGCAAAACTGTAGAACTTTTAAAAGGTTTTGAAGAGATCTATTATCGTCTTTATAAAAATGAAGAAGCAGATAAGCACTTCCAAAGTATTCTTTTGAAGTTAAAGCGCACTTTTGGTCGTACGGGTTATGGCTTATTAACAGTAAAAGATGCGGATACATTTTTAGGTGAGTTCCGCCTTAAAAAAGACGAAGCCGATTTAGCGAATCAAAAAATCGCATGTCAAATTTCAGCGGATGCCCATGTAGCCGCGATGAAATTTACTCGTCCGGGTGTTAATGAACGTGAAGTGCAAGCGGTGCTTTCATACGAGTTCCATAAACGTGGTTCAGCCCGACCGGGATACTCGTATATTATTGCCTCTGGAGCCAGTGCTACAACTTTACACTACAACTTCAACGATCAAGTTTGCAAAGATGGCGATTTATTATTGATTGATGCTGGAGCCGAGTACAACTATTACTCGGGTGATATCACACGTACGTTTCCTGTTAACGGGCGCTTTACAGAGGCACAGCGCAAGGTCTATCAAGGTGTTCTAGATATTCAAAAAGAAATTATCGCTAGTATTAAGCCGGGAATTTATTTTAAAGATCTTCACAAAATGGGTGAAGAGCGTTTAACAGACTTGATGTTTGAACTGGGTCTTTTAAGCGGCAAAAAAGAAGATGCTATGAAAGCCAACGAACATCGCAAGTACTATCCACATGGTATCGGTCACTGGTTAGGTATGGATGTGCACGATGCCGGCCTGTACTTTATCAAAGGTGAAGCGCGCCCATTAGAGCCAGGTATGTGCTTTACAATTGAGCCAGGTCTTTATATTCCTGCTGATGATAAGTCTGCACCAGCAGAATTACGTGGCATCGGTGTTCGTATTGAAGATAATGTTGTCGTGACAGCAAATGGCTGTGATAACCTAACAACATCAGTTCCTAAAGAAATCGACGAGATTGAAAAGTTAATGGCGGCTCGCTAA
- a CDS encoding patatin-like phospholipase family protein, with product MERISTAKAKNQATNKNTKFPLLVSLVTVLFVVGCATSRTTKPTPKKDGTTKTPVEVTQPTTPTDESGDETSEVEPETPVTPPIVAEQPAPIRTVPRIGIIFSGGGAKAWAHIGVLKEIEKAKWPVHAVAGFEWGSAVAAIYGMNFSSNEVEWELSKVRDLANLDESSKAMFDNKSVAELKVPFVCPSLNVAQQSVFMLNRGQLNKLMPFCLAQPPLSKPYSQSVAEMDHIEALAQHLRSTGANKVILINVLAQKTKRSFTADYLSAENILWVKSAAAMSKAIAGVDDIIQINLDSYGINDLGKKREIIAKGSELSYNEIRKLTSQYGL from the coding sequence ATGGAAAGAATCTCAACGGCTAAAGCCAAAAACCAAGCTACGAACAAAAACACAAAATTTCCACTACTTGTTTCCTTAGTGACAGTTCTTTTTGTTGTGGGGTGTGCGACTTCACGTACGACGAAGCCCACTCCTAAAAAAGATGGTACAACTAAGACTCCAGTCGAAGTGACACAGCCGACGACTCCAACGGATGAATCAGGGGACGAAACTTCAGAAGTAGAACCTGAAACGCCAGTGACACCGCCAATAGTGGCTGAACAACCAGCTCCGATCCGCACAGTCCCGCGCATTGGTATTATTTTTTCTGGCGGCGGAGCAAAAGCGTGGGCCCATATTGGCGTTTTAAAAGAAATTGAAAAAGCGAAATGGCCTGTTCATGCTGTGGCCGGATTTGAATGGGGATCAGCCGTAGCTGCTATTTATGGGATGAATTTTTCATCTAATGAGGTGGAATGGGAGCTTTCTAAAGTACGCGATTTAGCGAATTTAGATGAATCCAGTAAAGCCATGTTTGATAACAAAAGTGTGGCCGAGCTGAAGGTTCCATTTGTATGCCCCTCTTTAAATGTAGCCCAGCAGTCTGTTTTTATGTTGAATCGCGGTCAATTGAACAAATTAATGCCATTTTGTTTAGCTCAGCCGCCACTGAGCAAACCTTATTCGCAAAGTGTTGCCGAAATGGATCACATTGAAGCTCTGGCTCAGCACTTACGTTCTACAGGTGCAAATAAAGTCATTCTAATCAATGTGTTAGCGCAGAAAACGAAACGTTCCTTTACCGCGGATTACCTATCTGCCGAGAATATACTGTGGGTGAAGTCCGCAGCGGCCATGTCAAAAGCCATTGCAGGAGTGGACGATATTATCCAGATTAATTTAGATAGCTATGGAATCAATGACCTTGGTAAGAAACGTGAAATTATAGCCAAAGGCAGTGAGCTCAGTTATAATGAGATCCGAAAGTTAACTTCGCAATACGGCCTTTAA
- a CDS encoding TlyA family RNA methyltransferase, which translates to MVQNQLASSRTQAQALISEHAVYYVNSQGQNVILNKSSFEVSDDIASLIQVHPNDLQKYVSRAGLKLESALEHLKLNVAGLVALDVGQSTGGFTNCLLQHKVKRVVGLDVGHDQLHPTLKNDPRVVAIEGLNAKDIEQHAEFKKQAPAEGFDLMVMDVSFISLTKVVPYLKNYLKPHGQYLFLVKPQFECGAEHLDKNGVVKNKFVYTQLEENIRHVLTQTFGHVQDYFASGLSGKDGNQEFFIYGKNLNG; encoded by the coding sequence TTGGTTCAGAACCAGCTAGCTTCGTCGCGCACACAGGCGCAGGCTTTGATTTCCGAGCACGCGGTTTATTATGTCAATTCACAGGGACAAAATGTCATTTTAAATAAATCTTCTTTTGAGGTTTCTGACGACATTGCCTCTTTAATTCAAGTTCATCCGAATGATTTGCAAAAATATGTTTCACGCGCTGGTCTGAAACTAGAGTCGGCACTGGAACATTTAAAACTCAATGTTGCAGGCCTAGTGGCTTTGGATGTGGGACAATCCACAGGTGGTTTCACGAATTGCCTTCTACAGCATAAAGTCAAACGCGTGGTCGGATTGGACGTCGGTCATGATCAATTGCATCCTACGTTAAAAAATGACCCTCGAGTTGTGGCGATAGAGGGATTAAATGCGAAGGATATCGAGCAGCATGCGGAATTTAAAAAGCAAGCTCCAGCAGAGGGATTTGATCTTATGGTTATGGATGTTTCTTTTATCTCTCTGACAAAGGTAGTGCCCTATCTGAAAAACTATCTAAAACCCCATGGGCAATATTTGTTTTTGGTAAAACCACAGTTCGAGTGCGGTGCAGAACATCTGGATAAAAATGGTGTGGTTAAAAACAAATTTGTTTATACTCAGCTTGAAGAAAATATCAGACATGTTCTGACTCAAACTTTCGGACACGTGCAAGATTACTTTGCCTCGGGGTTGTCTGGAAAAGACGGAAATCAGGAGTTTTTTATCTATGGAAAGAATCTCAACGGCTAA
- a CDS encoding polyprenyl synthetase family protein, with protein MNYSLEQEQQQFCERFEGWLSHYLETQKQSPLVASKLLESQSYSLLSGGKRFRPFLSFLCFRLFSESVQKIRSLCLALEMVHTYSLIHDDLPCMDNDDFRRGKPTNHKVFSEDIALLAGDGLLTDVFYLLSSDELLSPPTRVAMIRSLSERIGSAGMVSGQVLDMQATEKVTYADLQKIHRLKTAHLIQASAVGGALAADAKQEDVVAIYEFAFHLGMAFQIKDDLLDATDKEQDFKSYLSVLGKEKTVTALLDHSQQAQQWIQKVSVGDKTALQALIEFNFNRKN; from the coding sequence ATGAACTATTCGCTAGAGCAAGAGCAGCAGCAGTTTTGTGAACGTTTTGAGGGGTGGCTGAGTCATTACCTAGAAACGCAAAAGCAGTCCCCGTTAGTTGCTAGCAAACTTTTGGAAAGCCAAAGTTACAGCCTGCTTTCTGGTGGGAAACGCTTCCGTCCATTTTTATCCTTTTTATGCTTTCGATTGTTTTCGGAATCAGTACAAAAAATACGTTCTTTGTGCCTTGCACTCGAAATGGTTCATACCTATTCCTTAATTCACGATGATTTACCTTGTATGGATAATGATGATTTCAGACGAGGTAAGCCCACTAACCACAAAGTCTTTTCAGAGGATATTGCGCTACTGGCTGGTGATGGTCTTTTAACGGATGTCTTTTATCTTCTGTCTTCAGATGAGCTTTTATCTCCTCCAACACGCGTGGCGATGATACGCAGCCTATCAGAGCGAATCGGTTCTGCGGGAATGGTTTCAGGACAAGTATTGGATATGCAGGCGACAGAAAAAGTAACTTACGCCGACCTACAAAAAATTCATCGTCTGAAAACAGCGCATCTTATCCAAGCTTCGGCCGTTGGCGGTGCTTTAGCTGCTGATGCGAAACAAGAAGATGTGGTAGCGATCTATGAATTTGCATTTCATTTAGGGATGGCTTTCCAAATTAAAGATGATCTGTTGGATGCCACAGATAAAGAACAAGATTTCAAAAGCTATTTGAGTGTTTTAGGCAAAGAAAAAACAGTGACGGCTTTGTTAGATCATTCTCAGCAGGCGCAACAGTGGATTCAAAAAGTTTCTGTAGGTGACAAAACGGCATTGCAGGCTCTGATTGAATTTAACTTTAATAGAAAGAATTAA
- the xseB gene encoding exodeoxyribonuclease VII small subunit — MDFEKKLSRLEEIVQKMERGELALDESLKLFEEGVKLSRDCHAQLTKAEAQVKKLISVDDKGQAVTEDFNSDET; from the coding sequence ATGGATTTTGAAAAAAAATTATCTCGCCTAGAAGAGATTGTACAAAAAATGGAGCGCGGTGAGCTAGCATTAGATGAGTCTTTAAAGCTGTTCGAAGAAGGCGTTAAACTTTCGCGCGATTGTCATGCTCAACTGACAAAAGCTGAGGCACAAGTTAAAAAGCTCATCAGTGTAGACGACAAAGGCCAAGCCGTAACTGAAGATTTTAATTCAGACGAAACTTAG